A segment of the Salvelinus sp. IW2-2015 unplaced genomic scaffold, ASM291031v2 Un_scaffold2426, whole genome shotgun sequence genome:
CTgatgattttttgtgtgtgtgtttaggcagAGATTTCTTCAGTCCTACCTAGAGAAGGAGATGTTCATGACCAGTTGAAGGACAATCGTGGACAAAGGCTGAGGACATGGTGAGTGGAGGGACATGGAAGGAAGGAGACGGACTCCCGCTTTGGGGAGCAGTCCCAACTGGGGAGCAGCACCTCTTGGGGGGCCGGCGGGGAGAGGTGAAGTCGACGATCCAAACACAACTGCACTAACACACAGAGACCTAAGGCCTGGCAACGCACGGCAcgcacaggcacgcacgcacggcacgcgaCGCACTAGGCAACGACGGCACGCACaggcagcgcacgcacgcacgcacgcacacacacacacacacacacacacacacacacacacaaacaacacacacaacacacaacacccacacacacacaagagacacaacacaaacacactcgaCATGTCTTGGttttctgtcctgtctctccatctctctattatAGAGTTCATGTCAGCCTGGGAGCATCCTCAGGCTGTTATCTGGCAGATGGGTAAATGTACTGCATTCTCTCAGTCTTTTTCTCGGTTGGGCTCTTCTTTTTGTCTCCGCTTCCTTATTCTCTTATCTATATTCTGTTGTGATTGGGATGTCTGTGGAGGAAGGTTTGTGAAATGTATGTTTGTTACGGTGATGGTTAGGCTTCTTTGTTGATGTTTTGGCTGCCTATAGCTGatgttcctcctttctctcttcctctctctctctctctctcttctctcttctctctctgctctctctctgctcgttctactcttctctctctctcttatcggtCTCCGCTCTTTTCTCGCCTCTCGTTCTCGTCGTcgatcctctcccctccccctctccctctgcgtctctcctctctcgttctttctcgtTCTCCTCGTcatcctcgtctctcctctcgtctctactctcctgtcttatcctctcctctctcctctcgtctctcgtcggtctctctgcttctctctcgctttctctcgctATCCATAAGCTTTCATCTGCCCATCTCTGCTTTCTCtcatcttctcgctctctctgctctctctccttctctctctctctgctttcctctctctgtcgtcgcgctttcgtctctctctcgcttcctctcttctgctctcatctattgctctgctcctcctcgtctctccttcgaatctctctcctcctcttctctcgtctcgctcCTTCTCCGTCTtcgtctccgtctcctctctcttctctcctcgtcctcctcgttcggcttcttctctgcatctctctctctcctctctcagtgctTCACACTGGGAAGCGATGGTTCATCATCTGCCCAGTGGAGGAGACTCCCACCTCCAACCAGGATGGGACTGCAAACATGTCTGCCGATGGGACTACAACTACTCAACATGATGGGACTACAACTACTCAACATGATGGGACTGCTCAGCCTGATGGAAGTGCGGTGCCAGGCAAGTCTGCCAATGGTGGCACTGCAGGGACTGCTTCAGGCAGAGGTGACTTTGTTTCCATGTGACCATTTCAGTACTATGTCATCCTGGTGGAGTAACGGTACCATGTTGTCCTCTAGTGCTGAACGAATGAACGACATCCTCAATATATGTGCTTTAGTTTGAAATATTATCTGTTTAAAGTCTTTGGATGTGGGCCTGTTGTACATTTGTAGACAAACAGGATGTTACTCTTATATTGTATCTTCTTTCGGTTCTTCCTGCAGTATCAGCGTCCTCCTCCATAGTTAACTCTGTGTCTGGGGGGAGTGGAGGCTTCAACTACGAGGGCTATGGCCTCTGTAGCCCTCCCATCCTATCCTCCACAGACCCTCTCCTCCTGGCTATGTCCCATGTCTCAGCTCCCTCTGGCCCCCCATCTGTCCACCCAGGCCATCCTCCAGAGGGCCAGGTCCACAGCTCTACCCTGCCCAGGCTGCATCACACCCAGTCAGCCTTGGCTATGCCAGCGGCCCCCTCTGAAGGTCCCCGTAGCTCCCTGCCTGGAGAGGAGCACCAGGGGGGAGGGCGTCTTGGTGCCATCTCCCCCATCCATGCCGTCCAGCAGATGGCGGAGATGGCATGTGCTGCCTCCATGGTGGAGGAGGTGCCCTGCTGCCCACTGGCCATGCCAATGTCCCTGGATGTGAGTGGTGGAGCCCAGGGGAACGCAGCTACTCTCACCCCTCTGCTCTCCCAGGACTCTTCTACCTCCTCGGCCAGAGAGTCCCTCCAACTCTCCTACCCCTCAGTTGCCCGCCCTGACCGCTCCCAGCCGCCTGAGGTGCTCCAGCAGCCCTTCTCCATGGGTGGAGCAAAGGCCCCCTCGCTGCCCCAGAGCCCTGCCCCCCACCAGCACACGGCAGGGGGGCCCAGTGAGTCGGATGGGGAGGGGCGAGGGGTGGGGGGCCGAGGGGGCTTTGTGGACAGCACCATCAAGACTCTGGACGAGAAGCTGAGGAACCTGCTGTACCAGGAGTACGCCCCCATGTATCCATCAGGCAGTGCTGCGGAGACGCCAGGCTCGGGGACGGAGTACATCCAATCTCCTCCTGGGCCAGACAGCGCCACCTTGGGTTCAGGAAGCAGCACCCCCCTACCTATGGGGGAAGGGCGCTACCGGACAGGGGAACAGCTGGTAAACACAGAACCTTTATTCCGTATAAATCATAGAATGGCACCGTATTATTCTTTAAATAGTGCAatacatttgggatgcaaccatacTTTCTGTTCTGAGATTTGTTGAGTCCTTAAAAGTAACTTTATCCACACCCCAGACTACATGTAAAGTACATGTAATCTATGTCCACCATTCATCCTTAAATGTTGACCATTATCCCTTTAAAATGACTGCTCTTAATTCTCTCCCTGTCAACTGTCTTTCTCTGTTtcacttctctcttttctcaatcCTCCCCCCCCACTCTTTCTTTCAGCCTCAGATTCCAGAAAGGATGGACAGTTTGAGCACGTTGAGTGATTCTGCGGTGTGTGGTATGTACATTCTATATTGTGTATCTACATTCTATAGTGTGGTATGTACATTCTATAGTGTGGTATGTACATTCTATAGTGTGGTATGTACATTCTATAGTGTGGTATGTACATTCTATAGTGTGGCATGTACATTCTATAGTGTGGTATGTACATTCTATAGTGTGGTATGTACATTTTATAGTGTGGTATGTACATTCTATAGTGTTGCATGTACATTCTATAGTGTGGTATGAAGGATACAACATTATAGTGATCCCTCAAACAGCTGTCTATGACAGTGATCAATTTCAAGATCCACAGAGGTTTCAATTATTTTCCTTTAACCTATTGAACAGTTCTTATTGTAGTCATTTAGAGAACCTGGAcattcagtctctctctgtctgcagctcCCATGTCTAGGAGACAAAACGTACCACACTCTACCTCCTACTCTGGCTCTGGATCCAGAGGCCAGTTTAAGGTACTTTACTGTGTTCAATTTTTGTTCCCCATGGCCACTATTTACTACTACCTCTTAGTGACTCCATCTACCTGCAATGCCTGACTAACGATATTGTGGATTGATATTATAATTCCCTGTTTGTTTCATTTCTGCAAAGTAGGTATAAACGTGTCAGAGCTCTTTAAACAATAATTTTATTATCTATAGATGATCACAGGCCTTCCTGAGATGGTGACGCAAGAAGAGCAGAAGCAGAGGAGTTGGAGCAGCGCTGCCTCCCCGGCGCACCCTGCTGGCCATCTCTCAGACCACCGCAGCGCTGCTTCCCCGGCGCACCCTGCTGGCCATCTCTCAGACCCCGCAGCGCTGCTTCCCCGGCGCACCCTGCTGGCCATCTCTCAGACCACCGCAGCGCTGCTTCCCCGGCGCACCCTGCTGGCCATCTCTCAGACCACCGCTGCGGTGCCCAGGCCGCCTTCACCATTATCGGACGTTTCTCAGTGGTCAGCATCGAGGACGACGTCACCCTGAGGACCTGTGGCAGCCGCTACTCCGCCCCGCCAGACTTCTACCTTGATACACCCCCCGCCATGGCCAAACGGGGGTCGTTGCCACACGCCTCCACATCCACCTCCGTGTCTGTTGATGTTACAGTCCACGCTCACGCGCGCTTCTTGTCCTCGGACTCGGGGGCGGAGAGTAGTCCGGCCAAGCTGGCCCCGGCCACACCCTCACGCCACGGTCGCTCAGGGGAGCGTAGAGGAAGTGACCTCATGAAGAGAGCGGTGGCTTTCCTGCGCCGTTCAGGCCGTAGTAGTAGTGTGCAGAGCTCTGATTCGCTGAGCCGGCAGGGGGGCGTGCATGGCTCGGCCTATGTCAGCAGTGATAATGACTCTGAGATAGAGGACTCGGATATGAAGAGAGAGCTGACCAGACTCAGGGAGAAGTAAgtcagctgtgtgtttgtgtgtgtgggtgtgtctgagtCTAGAAGAGCATCATCTGAGTAAGTCAACTTACCCTTTAACTAAAAcccttctctccactccctccatctcctccacccaGACATTTAAAGGAGCTCTCGGAGCTGCAGGCGCACCACAGAGGGGAGATAGAGCTGCTGTACCGCAGGCTGGGTAAAGCCACCTCACCCTCCCTGGGTCTCTCTCACACAGTTCCCCCCAAGCGGAGGAGCAAGCACAAGCACAAACTGAAGGCTGGAAAACTCCTCAGTCCTCTGGTACAACAGCTGAGGCATGTCACCACCAAAACCAGCGACTCTGGCAAAACCAGTGAGTACAAGGCACCAAAACCAGTCACTTCTGAAAGATGATTTGAAAGATTCTTCTGGAAGGGAGTGAAACAGGCTTGTCTGCATGATTTAAGGCAGACAGGTCCTCTTGTGTCAGGCAAGGTAACTGTCATAATTTGAATGGAGTAGCAGGACTAAGTTGTAAtaatgtctatgtctatgtccaaatggcaacatattccctattttgtgcactacttttgaccagagtcctatatgggccctgatcaaaagtagtacagttaatagggaatagggtgtcatttgtgatGGACATAATGTCTCTCTGTGCAGGTTTCTGTGTATAATATTTAAGTTGGTCTGTCTGTGCAGGTGAGCCTACAGTCAGTCTGAATGGGTCTCCAGCCAAAGCTCCAGTAGAGTCAGAAAGACGAGCACGTTCAGGTACCAGTCACTTGGATACGTTCACCTCCACCTCTGAACCCGTCCAGACCAAGCAGCCCTGCTCCCTCAAGGGTTCCCTCTCTTCAGACAACATTTACGCTGGAGCTGGACTAcatggagagaggacaggaccACAAGCTTCACCAGGCCAAGGTGACCTACAAACTACACATCCCAGTCATGCAAATGGAGAACATTATCACTAGGATtacaaaattctggtaactttcccaaaattaccAGGTTTTCCAAAACTCCTGTTCGGAGgattccagatttcctgcttattccgtCCTGAGTAAATATTCCAACCGGGATTTCGGGAAAACCTGGGATTTTTGGGAAAAGgtgcagaattttgcaaccctaactaTCCATTTTATTACAGTAATGTCACTGAAGTGGCAAGCTACAGATACAGCTTCTGGGTCATTCTCATGTTTAGAGTAAGGACTGCAATGGGATTCCGTAGCAAATTATGGGACATGTAAAGTCTTATCACAGGTACAGAGGAGGATCAAAACGGAAGTAGGATGGTGCAACGTTTCGGTCACATCGACCTTAATCAGGCATCTGCAGCCTTTAACCTTTATGGTTCTGACATGGTTTGTTGTTCAAACCCATCTCTAATGTGTGTTCTGTCCAGAGCTGTGTGCTCTTCTTACCCTGGTGTcctgtgtttcctctcctcctcctctcctcctcttctcctcctctccacaggCTGGCCGTCTTACCCTCCACCACCAGAGAGAGTGACCTATAAATCCAGTAGCAAACCACGCGCTAGATTCCTCAGTGggcctgtgtctctgtctatctgtttgtatcacctcctctcctctcctgcactgctctccttcctctcctcctcctctcctctatcgcTCCACCACTCACTCTGCTCCTTGTCCTCCTGCactgctctccttcctctcctcctcttttctcctcttctcatgTCCTCTTCTTTTATCTTCCTTGGTTCTCCTCTTCACTGTCTCACTCCTATCCCTCATCTCTTCATCTCCTTCTCTTTACTGTCTCACTCCTATCCCTCATCtgttcatctcctcctcttttACTGTCTCCACTGTCCTATCACCTCAATCTGttcattctcctcctcctttacTGTCTCACTGTCCTTCC
Coding sequences within it:
- the LOC112073924 gene encoding serine/threonine-protein kinase WNK2-like, translated to LHTGKRWFIICPVEETPTSNQDGTANMSADGTTTTQHDGTTTTQHDGTAQPDGSAVPGKSANGGTAGTASGRVSASSSIVNSVSGGSGGFNYEGYGLCSPPILSSTDPLLLAMSHVSAPSGPPSVHPGHPPEGQVHSSTLPRLHHTQSALAMPAAPSEGPRSSLPGEEHQGGGRLGAISPIHAVQQMAEMACAASMVEEVPCCPLAMPMSLDVSGGAQGNAATLTPLLSQDSSTSSARESLQLSYPSVARPDRSQPPEVLQQPFSMGGAKAPSLPQSPAPHQHTAGGPSESDGEGRGVGGRGGFVDSTIKTLDEKLRNLLYQEYAPMYPSGSAAETPGSGTEYIQSPPGPDSATLGSGSSTPLPMGEGRYRTGEQLPQIPERMDSLSTLSDSAVCAPMSRRQNVPHSTSYSGSGSRGQFKMITGLPEMVTQEEQKQRSWSSAASPAHPAGHLSDHRSAASPAAFTIIGRFSVVSIEDDVTLRTCGSRYSAPPDFYLDTPPAMAKRGSLPHASTSTSVSVDVTVHAHARFLSSDSGAESSPAKLAPATPSRHGRSGERRGSDLMKRAVAFLRRSGRSSSVQSSDSLSRQGGVHGSAYVSSDNDSEIEDSDMKRELTRLREKHLKELSELQAHHRGEIELLYRRLGKATSPSLGLSHTVPPKRRSKHKHKLKAGKLLSPLVQQLRHVTTKTSDSGKTSEPTVSLNGSPAKAPVESERRARSGTSHLDTFTSTSEPVQTKQPCSLKGSLSSDNIYAGAGLHGERTGPQASPGQGWPSYPPPPERVTYKSSSKPRARFLSGPVSLSIWSTLKRLCLGKERGRGTGAGPGPGTGASTQPPQQQTASSTPPPHQPVAGLAQAQANNSNNKTGTYTGTYMGSYTESFTDSPHRIVDDWTMEALGVARRPRTSSLSLSGQPLWNEDPRGPRTRDRLFSAPDVSSCSIRHLPGQPLALKAPSSPCHGR